A region of Polyangiaceae bacterium DNA encodes the following proteins:
- the yjjJ gene encoding type II toxin-antitoxin system HipA family toxin YjjJ encodes MPRLDAEEKRRQLIGYLMSRGPASARELLAHLRVSQPAVSRLIASVSDEILVVGKARATRYAARRRIPRVGDRVVIYEVDERGGSRECAVLHAQGSTGFFVEARVTEVEQAFHGDLPYFLDGMRPAGFLGRSVPKQHPELELPADVRMWSADQCLSYLTRFGWNLSGSFILGEEAFRLFLRNTESPPSLVARSDRAREYPRLAEAALQGGTPGSSAVGEQPKFLTQRTPGPVDVLVKFSPRITDATTRRSADLLVCEHIAHEVLRDHGQGAASSELVVADGRMFLEVERFDRLPGGGRRGLISFLALDAQLLGRLQSWSDSAHALHARGLIDASIRDSIRWLELFGGLIANTDMHLGNLSLFMRGTRVTALAPAYDMLPMRYAPRDGHGTDMAFEPPLPSPADAPLFPGARRAAFDLWQRIASHESISPELQGVGRANAEKLDKMEGIERRLP; translated from the coding sequence GTGCCCCGATTGGATGCCGAGGAAAAGCGCCGACAGCTCATCGGGTACCTGATGAGTAGAGGTCCAGCGAGCGCCAGAGAGCTGCTCGCGCATCTGCGCGTGAGCCAACCCGCGGTCTCACGACTGATCGCCTCCGTGAGCGACGAGATCTTGGTCGTCGGAAAGGCGCGAGCGACCCGCTACGCAGCACGTCGCCGCATCCCACGCGTCGGCGATCGCGTGGTCATCTACGAGGTGGACGAACGGGGCGGCTCTCGTGAATGCGCAGTTCTGCACGCGCAGGGCTCGACCGGCTTCTTCGTCGAAGCTCGTGTCACCGAGGTCGAGCAGGCGTTCCACGGCGACCTGCCGTATTTTCTCGACGGCATGCGCCCCGCCGGATTCCTGGGACGCTCCGTGCCCAAGCAGCATCCCGAGCTCGAGCTTCCGGCGGACGTTCGAATGTGGTCTGCCGACCAGTGCCTGAGCTACCTCACACGTTTCGGTTGGAACCTGTCGGGCAGCTTCATCCTCGGTGAAGAGGCGTTTCGACTCTTCCTGCGCAACACCGAGAGCCCTCCGAGCCTCGTGGCACGCTCGGACCGCGCACGAGAGTACCCACGCCTCGCCGAGGCTGCGCTTCAGGGGGGCACGCCGGGCTCGTCAGCGGTCGGCGAACAGCCGAAATTCCTCACGCAGCGCACGCCCGGGCCAGTCGACGTGCTCGTCAAGTTCTCGCCCCGGATCACCGATGCCACGACGCGGCGCAGCGCAGATCTCCTCGTATGCGAGCACATCGCCCACGAAGTGCTCCGCGACCACGGCCAGGGCGCAGCGAGCTCCGAGCTCGTCGTTGCCGACGGCCGCATGTTTCTGGAGGTCGAACGCTTCGACAGGCTGCCAGGCGGCGGACGGCGCGGCCTGATCTCGTTTCTGGCGCTCGACGCCCAGCTCCTGGGGCGCTTGCAGAGCTGGAGCGACAGCGCGCACGCCCTCCACGCGCGGGGGCTCATCGACGCGAGCATTCGCGATTCCATCCGTTGGCTCGAGCTCTTCGGCGGCCTCATCGCCAACACCGACATGCACCTCGGCAACCTGAGCCTCTTCATGCGGGGCACACGCGTCACCGCACTCGCTCCAGCCTACGACATGCTCCCCATGCGCTACGCGCCGCGCGACGGCCACGGAACGGACATGGCCTTCGAGCCACCGCTGCCGAGCCCGGCTGACGCTCCACTCTTCCCCGGGGCGCGGCGCGCCGCATTCGACCTGTGGCAACGCATCGCAAGCCACGAGTCCATCTCGCCCGAGCTCCAGGGCGTTGGCCGGGCCAATGCGGAGAAGCTTGATAAGATGGAGGGCATCGAGCGCCGGCTGCCCTAG
- a CDS encoding TPM domain-containing protein — protein MFDQVARQELNDAIAAAEKGHRGEVRVHVERTSPQGTTASDRADQLFESFGMHRTREDTAVLLYVSFDEGRSAVHAGSGIGGATTPEFWKSVTAEIDRGFSIGEPLAGLCAALEQIGDVLRKHAAGEDIAGNELPDLVTSS, from the coding sequence ATGTTCGATCAGGTCGCTCGACAGGAGCTCAACGACGCAATCGCAGCGGCAGAGAAGGGACATCGCGGGGAGGTGCGCGTGCACGTCGAACGCACCTCCCCGCAGGGCACGACAGCGAGTGACCGCGCAGACCAATTGTTCGAGTCGTTCGGCATGCACCGCACACGAGAAGACACCGCCGTGCTGCTCTACGTTTCGTTCGACGAAGGTCGTTCCGCCGTGCACGCGGGCTCGGGGATTGGAGGCGCGACCACGCCAGAGTTCTGGAAGAGCGTGACCGCCGAGATTGACCGTGGCTTCTCGATCGGGGAGCCGCTTGCCGGGCTCTGCGCCGCGCTGGAGCAGATCGGGGATGTGCTCCGGAAGCATGCAGCGGGCGAGGACATCGCGGGCAACGAGTTGCCCGATCTCGTGACGAGCTCGTGA
- a CDS encoding VWA domain-containing protein has protein sequence MTAAARATLAPEFYNRIDEVLVMSPPRRRRRTWADPRPAGDEGGDLLATHGGSPVASGTPLAEQILQGKLGSGDVAFLTVDGGELGIDVLSSAVECLRPGSSRQRASRVCYPRRPRSMAALRILLSAAFLVALGAAPARAAPPTRLNVVVVLDVSLSMRDNDPDYLARLAARLLSDLTDARDKVTLVSFGSGAKKILSAGGDAHDALQKALDGVVPADKCTDYASGLGAAAAELSGPQPAGERRLVVFLTDGEYHPAKDPAEGCTPATRFENPKLADEDRARFEKGVLDAASRLSAAHAKVFVVGLGGAFDKAKRSRALLDEVAKRTGGRFLAATSADRVPELFTDVFATLVGAPVFKPAPAGVVSIDVPPDAEQLHLVARVDDPSGGVEVTRGGTKLPFGKPANQVSGPTLRLERGKRPRGYAVVWLGKPDPGVIELRPTSSKGPLAVWAIADVGTSLRIEKLPAVVPETASLSGLVALRSGQGKPVARDPSYLGKVTFHVELAGSPPRALPAAGRETAAFDFGKLAPRAAPYVLSARAEHEEGFLQVEPVKLEVRVIHQIPLAVELTPLAFDTMAEPGVVARVTARVVAPAKLPADVRLDLVLPEDARKDLRVEPPTLAFGPERREQVLSFSFAEPESLRGTDRRYRGELAAVVSAEQQGLVSAGVRWTAPVDGTLRAWTLGRWLREYRWQLGLGLGVLWLLLWLLGRALAAKFPPKARIHHMEVGEPFESDSLIKRHARRGAYRSARFRFPLGKKAKPLVSFVATGSGFEVRPEGAAVTELGIEPATEKRQPFRGSWEQRYRLGDRYEVWLTRS, from the coding sequence GTGACGGCGGCGGCGCGGGCCACGTTGGCGCCGGAGTTCTACAACCGCATCGACGAGGTGCTGGTGATGAGCCCCCCAAGGCGTCGTCGACGAACATGGGCGGATCCGCGGCCGGCAGGGGACGAAGGCGGCGACCTCCTCGCCACCCACGGTGGTTCGCCCGTAGCGTCCGGCACGCCGCTGGCCGAGCAGATCTTGCAGGGCAAGCTGGGATCCGGCGACGTCGCGTTTCTGACTGTGGACGGCGGCGAGCTCGGCATCGACGTCTTGTCGAGTGCGGTGGAGTGCCTCCGGCCGGGAAGCTCTCGACAGCGCGCGAGTCGTGTCTGCTATCCTCGGCGACCGAGGTCGATGGCTGCGCTCCGCATCTTGCTCTCGGCAGCCTTCCTGGTCGCGCTGGGCGCAGCGCCGGCGCGGGCGGCACCGCCGACACGGCTGAACGTAGTCGTGGTGCTCGACGTGTCGCTCAGCATGCGCGACAACGACCCCGACTACCTGGCCCGGCTCGCCGCCCGCTTGCTCTCGGATCTGACCGACGCGCGCGACAAGGTGACGCTGGTCAGCTTCGGCAGTGGAGCCAAGAAGATCCTGAGCGCCGGCGGCGACGCGCACGACGCGCTCCAGAAGGCCCTCGACGGCGTGGTGCCCGCGGACAAGTGTACCGACTACGCCAGCGGCCTGGGCGCTGCGGCGGCGGAGCTGTCGGGTCCGCAGCCGGCGGGCGAGCGGCGCCTGGTCGTGTTCCTCACCGACGGTGAGTACCACCCCGCGAAGGATCCCGCCGAAGGCTGCACCCCGGCCACGCGCTTCGAGAACCCGAAGCTCGCCGACGAGGACCGAGCTCGCTTCGAGAAGGGCGTCCTCGACGCGGCATCGCGGCTCTCGGCGGCGCACGCCAAGGTCTTCGTGGTCGGGCTCGGCGGCGCCTTCGACAAGGCGAAGCGCTCGCGCGCGCTGCTCGACGAGGTGGCCAAGCGCACCGGCGGGCGCTTCCTCGCCGCCACCAGCGCCGATCGCGTGCCCGAGCTCTTCACCGACGTGTTCGCGACGCTGGTCGGCGCCCCGGTGTTCAAGCCGGCGCCGGCCGGCGTCGTCAGCATCGACGTCCCGCCCGACGCCGAGCAGCTCCACCTGGTGGCGCGCGTGGACGATCCGAGCGGCGGCGTCGAGGTCACTCGGGGCGGCACGAAGCTGCCGTTCGGCAAGCCGGCGAATCAGGTCTCGGGCCCGACGCTGCGCCTCGAGCGCGGCAAGCGACCGCGCGGCTACGCCGTGGTCTGGCTCGGCAAGCCCGATCCGGGGGTGATCGAGCTGCGGCCGACGTCGAGCAAGGGCCCGCTCGCCGTCTGGGCCATCGCCGACGTGGGCACCTCGCTCCGCATCGAGAAGCTCCCCGCCGTCGTGCCGGAGACGGCGTCGCTCTCGGGGCTGGTCGCGCTGCGCAGCGGGCAAGGCAAGCCGGTGGCGCGCGATCCGAGCTACCTCGGCAAGGTGACGTTCCACGTCGAGCTCGCCGGCTCGCCGCCCCGCGCGCTGCCTGCCGCTGGTCGCGAAACGGCCGCCTTCGACTTCGGCAAGCTGGCGCCGCGCGCCGCGCCCTACGTGCTCTCGGCGCGCGCCGAGCACGAAGAGGGCTTCTTGCAGGTCGAGCCGGTGAAGCTCGAGGTGCGCGTCATCCACCAGATCCCGCTCGCCGTGGAGCTGACGCCGCTCGCCTTCGACACCATGGCCGAGCCCGGCGTGGTCGCGCGCGTCACGGCGCGGGTCGTCGCTCCCGCCAAGCTGCCCGCGGACGTCCGGCTCGACCTGGTGCTGCCGGAGGACGCCCGCAAGGATCTTCGGGTCGAGCCGCCGACGCTCGCCTTCGGGCCCGAGCGGCGCGAGCAGGTGCTGAGCTTCAGCTTCGCGGAGCCCGAGAGCTTGCGCGGCACCGATCGCCGCTATCGCGGCGAGCTCGCCGCCGTCGTCTCCGCCGAGCAGCAAGGGCTGGTCAGCGCCGGCGTGCGCTGGACCGCACCCGTGGACGGCACGCTGCGCGCGTGGACGCTCGGGCGCTGGCTTCGCGAGTACCGCTGGCAGCTCGGGCTCGGCCTCGGCGTGCTGTGGCTCTTGCTCTGGCTCTTGGGCCGCGCGCTCGCCGCGAAGTTCCCGCCCAAGGCGCGCATCCACCACATGGAGGTGGGCGAGCCGTTCGAGAGCGACTCGCTGATCAAGCGCCACGCCCGGCGGGGCGCCTACCGCAGCGCGCGCTTCCGCTTCCCGCTCGGCAAGAAGGCCAAGCCCCTGGTGTCCTTCGTGGCCACCGGCTCGGGCTTCGAGGTGCGCCCCGAGGGCGCAGCCGTCACCGAGCTGGGCATCGAGCCCGCGACCGAGAAGCGGCAGCCCTTCCGCGGCAGCTGGGAGCAGCGCTATCGACTCGGAGATCGCTACGAGGTCTGGCTGACCCGTTCTTGA
- a CDS encoding zinc-dependent peptidase codes for MRAWPRRAILVHRRLAAVRREREVLREYAGEDEAELFAVAVETFFGSAAREPCRSGVSPRPSCAPNTVILMT; via the coding sequence ATGAGGGCCTGGCCACGGCGAGCGATCCTCGTTCACCGCAGGCTCGCCGCGGTGCGGCGGGAGCGCGAGGTGCTCCGGGAATACGCGGGCGAAGACGAAGCCGAGCTCTTCGCGGTGGCGGTGGAGACCTTCTTTGGCTCGGCTGCGCGCGAGCCTTGCCGTTCAGGTGTTTCACCGCGGCCGAGCTGCGCTCCCAACACCGTGATCCTGATGACCTAG
- a CDS encoding ATP-dependent Clp protease ATP-binding subunit: MSPRIEPELVALRKQAEESAQSRKERVTTCHLLAAIAARPSVAADLLNERRLNDETLLKAARAATDDQNDAVRSALQRAREIAARMGGVEAGGLHLLIALVSDRHTAAHRALDQHGVDLGRLRAAAMSAGLGFVGRRRTAPRREVVEEEPKARAAARVPSGTTIPMFPPASEKKPARQGTATLVRDPHMPSEPPPPAPEPASVERRAAPKKRARPAEGERFALDPQKFPTLCGLGRNLTLAAARHELDPVVGRSVEIDQALDVLAKRHGNNPCLIGVAGVGKTSVARGIAQRIADADSVLSLDDRIIVEIPLSELIAGTGVRGALASRLGSLRKEVAASGNRVVLFFDELHQLFAGDAAEEIGAELKLALAKGELPCIGATTREDYAKIIERDAALARRFSVVEIDEPSREDAYLVLEALSEKLSLHHHVGYDPAALALTIGWSVRYLPGRALPDKAVSIVDLAGARTRRRGGELVTPEAVAEVVAELADMPVERLLETDADRFLRLEEIVAERVVGHAEAIRRIARILRRNAAGLGSKRPIGTFLLLGPTGVGKTETAKAVAEVLFHSEGAMTRLDLSEFSEPHSIARLIGAPPGYVGHDAGGYLTEAVRRRPYQVVLLDEIEKAHPEVLVSFLAVFDEGRLTDGRGRTVDFTNTVILMTSNLGANEAGSAPKRKVGFGAESGPDTNEVEKRVTAAARAALAPELYNRIDEVLVMSPLGRSEVREIARRLLEGVSRTLERQRGVRLEVEDAAIDLLLDAGGFEPTLGARPMKRTIARLVEAPLAEQILQGKLGSGDVAFLTVDGGELGIDVLSSAAE; encoded by the coding sequence GCAGAGCCGCAAGGAACGGGTCACCACCTGCCACCTCCTGGCGGCCATCGCGGCGCGCCCGAGCGTCGCGGCGGATCTCTTGAACGAGCGGCGCCTGAACGACGAGACGCTGCTCAAGGCGGCGCGGGCGGCGACCGACGACCAGAACGACGCGGTCCGGAGCGCCCTCCAGCGAGCTCGGGAGATCGCGGCGCGCATGGGCGGCGTCGAAGCCGGTGGGCTGCACCTCCTGATCGCGCTGGTCAGCGATCGCCATACGGCCGCGCACCGCGCGCTGGATCAGCACGGCGTGGACCTGGGCCGGCTCCGCGCCGCGGCGATGAGCGCGGGCCTCGGGTTCGTGGGGCGACGTCGCACGGCGCCGCGCCGCGAGGTCGTCGAGGAGGAGCCGAAGGCTCGTGCCGCGGCGCGGGTGCCGAGCGGCACCACCATCCCGATGTTTCCGCCAGCTTCCGAGAAGAAGCCGGCGCGGCAGGGCACGGCGACCTTGGTGCGCGATCCACACATGCCGAGCGAGCCGCCGCCGCCCGCGCCGGAGCCGGCGAGCGTCGAGCGCCGGGCGGCGCCGAAGAAGCGCGCGCGCCCCGCCGAAGGCGAGCGCTTCGCGCTGGATCCGCAGAAGTTCCCCACGCTGTGCGGGCTCGGCAGGAACCTGACCCTGGCCGCGGCGCGCCACGAGCTCGATCCGGTGGTCGGCAGGAGCGTCGAGATCGACCAGGCGCTGGACGTCCTGGCCAAGCGCCACGGCAACAACCCCTGCCTGATCGGAGTGGCGGGGGTGGGCAAGACCAGCGTCGCGCGCGGCATCGCCCAGCGCATCGCCGACGCCGACTCGGTGCTGTCCCTCGACGACCGCATCATCGTGGAGATCCCGCTGAGCGAGCTGATCGCCGGCACGGGCGTGCGCGGCGCGCTGGCGTCGCGGCTCGGGTCGCTGCGCAAAGAGGTGGCCGCCAGCGGCAACCGCGTGGTGCTGTTCTTCGACGAGCTCCACCAGCTCTTCGCCGGTGACGCCGCCGAGGAGATCGGCGCCGAGCTCAAGCTGGCCCTCGCCAAGGGGGAGCTGCCCTGCATCGGCGCGACGACGCGGGAGGACTACGCGAAGATCATCGAGCGAGACGCGGCCCTGGCGCGGCGCTTCAGCGTGGTCGAGATCGACGAGCCGAGCCGCGAGGACGCCTACCTGGTGCTGGAGGCGCTCTCCGAGAAGCTCTCGCTCCACCATCACGTGGGCTACGACCCCGCGGCGCTCGCGCTCACCATCGGCTGGAGCGTGCGCTACCTGCCGGGGCGGGCGCTGCCCGACAAGGCGGTGAGCATCGTCGATCTCGCGGGCGCGCGCACGCGACGCCGGGGAGGGGAGCTGGTCACGCCGGAGGCCGTCGCCGAGGTGGTCGCCGAGCTCGCCGACATGCCGGTCGAGCGCCTGCTCGAGACCGACGCCGATCGCTTCCTGCGCCTGGAGGAGATCGTGGCCGAGCGGGTGGTCGGCCACGCCGAGGCCATCCGGCGCATCGCGCGCATCTTGCGGCGGAACGCCGCGGGCCTGGGCTCGAAGCGCCCCATCGGGACGTTCCTCCTGCTCGGACCCACCGGCGTGGGAAAGACCGAGACGGCCAAGGCCGTGGCGGAGGTGCTGTTCCACTCCGAGGGCGCGATGACGCGGCTCGACCTGTCGGAGTTCAGCGAGCCGCACTCGATCGCGCGGCTGATCGGCGCGCCGCCGGGCTACGTGGGGCACGACGCCGGCGGCTATCTGACGGAGGCCGTGCGCCGCCGCCCCTACCAGGTCGTGCTCCTGGACGAGATCGAGAAGGCCCACCCCGAGGTGCTGGTGAGCTTCCTCGCGGTGTTCGACGAGGGCCGGCTGACGGACGGGCGCGGCCGGACGGTGGACTTCACCAACACCGTGATCCTGATGACCTCGAACCTCGGTGCTAACGAGGCGGGGAGCGCGCCCAAGCGCAAGGTCGGCTTCGGCGCCGAGAGCGGGCCGGACACGAACGAGGTCGAGAAGCGGGTGACGGCGGCGGCGCGGGCCGCGCTGGCCCCGGAGCTCTACAACCGCATCGACGAGGTGCTGGTGATGAGCCCCCTCGGCCGGAGCGAGGTGCGCGAGATCGCCCGGCGCCTGCTCGAGGGCGTGAGCCGCACGCTCGAGCGCCAGCGCGGCGTGCGGCTCGAAGTCGAGGACGCGGCCATCGACTTGCTCCTCGACGCCGGCGGGTTCGAGCCGACGCTGGGCGCGCGCCCCATGAAGCGCACCATCGCCCGGCTGGTCGAGGCGCCGCTGGCCGAGCAGATCTTGCAGGGCAAGCTCGGCTCCGGCGACGTCGCGTTCCTGACGGTGGACGGCGGCGAGCTCGGCATCGACGTCTTGTCGAGCGCGGCGGAGTGA
- a CDS encoding DUF1998 domain-containing protein has protein sequence MSKLFDLLVRLYTFSPLLGTVLQTALTLAIATFVGRRVLAALRERSKRLSPGPVLLFAALLTALGFCALLAYLAATGRSFEQALVEWLTGAEGVPIEKLGAHRHPVVLGIAYMLLYSVFVLVALVTAWLLGLTRGDGGVAREVEAELGTSYAERFYRLAGHIEAGAAEARFYAWNKPLLRFLRWVQYLSLPAAVTGAIAPPVWAVLAIVIEGVALNLVLPPKPPEEKARKKAAVPALEAGVRDSEQLVRALSADPRGPRLEVRDGGFLPGNGEHRAARTRVAEESAMLGDVIEELGIEGFYVHQEAAVEAILGGKNVLMETAPASGRRTLCDLLAMRAVLLEGGSVLYLSPDAAESARRASAFREIARRSGWRWAIHLHDLASSGRRGLDLRARQPQIVFATPEELHQDLCAKRQEWDAFLWGLSLVVAIDLDRYAGATGANLMYVMRRLHRAAALEGGKPRVLCTVAPYGPDVLGFCERLMGASLSVVGPESDSRGAPPQQVLVARPQAAAELHPAVAARGVAIACGYAAESWGFGSVLSSFEQEQQVNRVLLTWGKAVINPGDDSQLRLDSAEALVTRLSAGKAAMLGFFTRHAGRSAIGVFSAAAEEVGARRAGPTEVELPFGGFEKPKAEAKPEPEASKKDEEDEAEETDEASEAPALVVRADRMVDIWIPDPDPMSQLLGRHPVWLHPQSLHPMLGLGSSLVATPDNLELAERHLRCAVAEAPLLASEALRDFPAQAVARLVEAGGAAGVTNRRRRLLCTDGTVREDQELALRSELASRGSTLAASTDTGTLVDRADGEVVLCTDRARIAAVAYPGRVSIVGGRRYRVLLPDEQPELERGLLYAEPERRRLVTSRVRRLAFELSGQGNELHLGGGSSVRFHQPRVDLVETVLGVRIAHEARASADELSYPKPIEVRFPTRVAALHLPGARPEALHALEHLVRATLPAFVRHAEDDLDVTWRGGDDPALVLVDRHPGEVGFARVVTSEVLRHVLFWSREIARECGGGAACERDDGCRLCVADVCLSPRDEARPSKRAVLALLGEVLG, from the coding sequence ATGAGCAAGCTCTTCGACCTCTTGGTCAGGCTCTACACGTTCTCGCCGCTGCTCGGCACGGTGCTCCAGACCGCGCTGACGCTCGCCATCGCCACCTTCGTGGGCCGGCGCGTGCTCGCAGCGCTCCGGGAGCGATCGAAGCGCCTGTCGCCCGGTCCGGTCCTCTTGTTCGCGGCGCTCCTCACTGCGCTCGGGTTCTGCGCGCTGCTCGCCTACCTCGCGGCGACGGGCCGCTCGTTCGAGCAGGCGCTCGTCGAGTGGCTGACGGGCGCGGAGGGCGTTCCCATCGAGAAGCTCGGCGCGCACCGGCATCCGGTGGTGCTGGGCATCGCGTACATGCTGCTCTACTCCGTGTTCGTGCTGGTGGCGCTGGTCACCGCGTGGCTCCTGGGCCTCACGCGCGGGGACGGCGGCGTCGCGCGTGAGGTCGAGGCTGAGCTCGGCACGTCCTACGCGGAGCGCTTCTACAGGCTCGCCGGGCACATCGAGGCCGGCGCCGCCGAGGCGCGCTTCTACGCCTGGAACAAGCCGCTCCTCAGGTTCCTGCGCTGGGTACAGTACCTGAGCTTGCCGGCGGCGGTGACCGGCGCCATCGCGCCGCCCGTCTGGGCGGTCCTCGCCATCGTGATCGAAGGCGTGGCCTTGAACCTGGTCCTGCCTCCGAAGCCGCCGGAGGAGAAGGCGAGGAAGAAGGCCGCAGTGCCCGCGCTCGAGGCCGGCGTCCGCGACTCCGAGCAGCTGGTGAGGGCGCTCTCCGCCGATCCGCGCGGGCCTCGCCTGGAGGTGCGGGACGGGGGATTTCTGCCGGGCAACGGCGAGCACCGCGCCGCACGCACTCGCGTCGCGGAGGAGAGCGCAATGCTCGGCGACGTGATCGAAGAGCTCGGCATCGAGGGCTTCTACGTTCACCAGGAGGCGGCGGTCGAGGCCATCCTGGGCGGCAAGAACGTGCTGATGGAGACGGCGCCGGCGAGCGGGCGCCGTACGCTCTGCGATCTGCTCGCGATGCGCGCGGTGCTGCTCGAGGGCGGCAGCGTGCTGTACCTGTCGCCGGACGCCGCCGAGAGCGCGCGGCGCGCCAGCGCCTTCCGCGAGATCGCCCGGCGCTCGGGCTGGCGCTGGGCCATTCACCTCCACGATCTGGCCAGCTCGGGGCGCCGCGGCCTCGACCTCCGGGCGCGCCAGCCGCAGATCGTGTTCGCGACGCCGGAGGAGCTGCACCAAGATCTCTGCGCCAAGCGCCAGGAGTGGGACGCATTCCTCTGGGGGCTCTCTCTGGTCGTGGCCATCGACCTCGATCGCTACGCGGGCGCGACCGGCGCGAACCTCATGTATGTGATGCGGCGTCTGCACCGCGCCGCAGCGCTCGAGGGTGGCAAGCCGAGGGTGCTGTGCACGGTGGCGCCCTACGGTCCGGACGTGCTCGGCTTCTGCGAGCGCCTGATGGGCGCGTCGCTCTCGGTGGTGGGGCCCGAATCCGACAGCCGCGGCGCGCCGCCGCAGCAGGTGCTGGTGGCGCGGCCCCAGGCCGCGGCGGAGCTCCACCCCGCGGTCGCCGCGCGGGGCGTCGCCATCGCCTGCGGCTACGCCGCCGAGAGCTGGGGCTTCGGCTCGGTGCTCTCGAGCTTCGAGCAGGAGCAGCAGGTGAACCGCGTCCTTCTCACCTGGGGCAAGGCGGTGATCAACCCCGGCGACGACTCCCAGCTGCGCCTGGACTCGGCCGAGGCCCTCGTCACTCGGCTCTCGGCCGGGAAGGCGGCGATGCTCGGTTTCTTCACCCGTCACGCGGGCCGGAGCGCCATCGGCGTGTTCAGCGCGGCCGCCGAGGAGGTCGGAGCGCGCCGCGCCGGACCCACCGAGGTCGAGCTGCCGTTCGGCGGCTTCGAGAAGCCCAAGGCCGAGGCGAAGCCCGAACCGGAGGCGAGCAAGAAGGACGAAGAGGACGAGGCCGAGGAGACCGACGAGGCGAGCGAGGCGCCGGCGCTGGTGGTGCGCGCCGATCGCATGGTGGACATCTGGATCCCGGATCCGGATCCGATGAGCCAACTCCTCGGGCGGCACCCCGTGTGGCTGCACCCGCAGTCGCTGCACCCGATGCTCGGTCTCGGCTCGAGCCTGGTGGCGACGCCGGACAACCTCGAGCTCGCCGAACGACACCTGCGCTGCGCCGTGGCGGAGGCCCCGCTCCTCGCCAGCGAGGCCCTGCGGGACTTCCCGGCCCAAGCGGTGGCGCGTCTGGTCGAGGCCGGAGGAGCGGCGGGGGTGACGAACCGCCGGCGTCGCCTCCTCTGCACCGACGGCACGGTTCGGGAGGACCAGGAGCTGGCGCTCAGGTCCGAGCTCGCGTCGCGTGGCAGCACGCTCGCGGCGAGCACGGACACTGGGACCCTGGTCGATCGCGCCGACGGTGAGGTCGTCCTCTGCACGGACCGCGCGCGCATCGCCGCCGTGGCCTATCCCGGAAGGGTGTCGATCGTCGGCGGGCGGCGCTACCGGGTGCTCCTGCCCGACGAGCAACCCGAGCTCGAGCGCGGCCTGCTCTACGCGGAGCCCGAGCGCCGGCGTCTGGTCACCTCCCGGGTGCGCCGGCTCGCCTTCGAGCTGTCCGGGCAGGGCAACGAGCTTCACCTGGGCGGGGGCTCGAGTGTGCGCTTCCACCAGCCGCGCGTCGACCTCGTGGAGACCGTCCTCGGTGTCCGCATCGCCCACGAAGCGCGCGCGAGCGCCGACGAGCTGTCCTATCCGAAGCCCATCGAGGTGCGCTTTCCCACCAGGGTCGCGGCGCTCCACCTGCCGGGTGCGCGCCCCGAGGCGTTGCACGCCCTCGAGCACCTGGTGCGCGCCACGCTGCCGGCCTTCGTGCGTCACGCCGAGGACGACCTCGACGTGACCTGGCGCGGAGGGGACGATCCCGCGCTGGTGTTGGTCGATCGCCATCCGGGAGAGGTCGGCTTCGCTCGCGTAGTGACCAGCGAGGTGCTGCGCCACGTGCTGTTCTGGAGCCGAGAGATCGCGCGGGAGTGCGGCGGAGGCGCAGCGTGCGAGCGAGACGACGGCTGTCGTCTGTGCGTGGCCGACGTCTGCCTCTCACCGCGGGACGAAGCGCGCCCCTCGAAGCGCGCCGTGCTCGCGCTGCTCGGCGAAGTGTTGGGGTAG